The Geotrypetes seraphini chromosome 6, aGeoSer1.1, whole genome shotgun sequence genome includes a window with the following:
- the KCNRG gene encoding potassium channel regulatory protein isoform X2, with protein MSGSEPVTLNVGGQRFSTLPQTLRRFPDSRLARMLDGSDAELRPRDGHVFIDRDGGLFVYVLEFLRTRRLALPADFQDHERLRREADFYELLALAELLGPERTPRPEVLELRFQLQDARAFFRLFGSCSTTVEALAARISLFVEQPSAAAWGFAVPASKPLAVMPVQRPSHHDLVFQCGADYSASNQFGARYSFPILSFLLEVGRKTVPFFSSPWLIVTAHFFPV; from the coding sequence ATGAGCGGGTCGGAGCCGGTGACGCTAAACGTGGGCGGCCAGCGATTCAGCACACTGCCTCAAACACTGCGGCGCTTTCCAGACTCGCGGCTCGCGCGCATGCTGGACGGCAGTGATGCCGAGCTGCGGCCGCGCGATGGCCACGTCTTCATCGACCGGGACGGTGGGCTCTTCGTCTACGTGCTCGAGTTCCTGCGCACCCGGCGCCTCGCACTGCCTGCCGACTTCCAGGACCACGAGCGGCTGCGGCGCGAGGCGGACTTCTACGAACTACTTGCCCTGGCGGAGCTGCTGGGCCCGGAGCGAACGCCTCGGCCCGAGGTGCTGGAGCTGCGCTTCCAGCTGCAGGATGCTCGTGCCTTTTTCCGCTTATTCGGTTCCTGTAGCACCACCGTGGAAGCGCTCGCCGCCAGGATTTCGCTCTTTGTTGAGCAGCCCTCAGCCGCCGCCTGGGGCTTCGCAGTCCCAGCCTCTAAGCCGCTGGCTGTAATGCCTGTTCAGAGACCCTCTCACCATGACCTCGTGTTCCAGTGCGGTGCCGATTACTCTGCTAGTAATCAGTTTGGGGCCAGGTATAGCTTCCCTATACTTTCTTTTCTTCTGGAGGTGGGCAGGAAAACGGTCCCATTTTTCAGTTCTCCTTGGTTAATAGTTACAGCCCACTTTTTCCCTGTCTAG